The genomic DNA CAACAGAAACACGAGATGAGGTATAAGCtaggaagggaaggagaggataCTCACCACCACAGACTAAAGGAAACAAGCGATTAACAGTTGTCAGCAAGATCGTGCGCAAAGggtgaaaggatgaaaggcTCACCGTTTCCTCGTCGGATATCTTTGATGGAAACGTTCTTGACATTGAAACCGACGTTGTCTCCTACATCGTGGTAAGAAAAGATGTCAGCAGGAGTCTGCAGACGATAATAAGAGAAAATCGAACTAACCGGGAAGACCTTCGGGGATTTGTTCGTGGTGCACTATTGAAACAAGTCAGCAATGATCAACCAAGCGCAGGAGAGACTTGATAATTACTTTCCACACTCTTTACTTCTGTGGTAACGTTAGAAGGAGCGAAGGTTACAACCATACCAGCCTTGATGACACCGGTCTCGACTCGACCGACGGGCACCGTACCGATACCACCGATCTTGTAGACATCTTGGAGAGGAAGTCGGAGAGGCTTGTCGGTAGGTCGGGTAGGGGGTTCGATAGCGTCAATGGCGTCGAGGAGGGTCTTACCCTTGACTTGACCGGCTTTGGTTTCCTTAACCCATCCCTTGTACCAAGGCATGCTATGGGACGAAGCGAAAGGGACATCAGCAAAAGTGCCACACTCGAATGTGGCGAATTTTTTTTCACTTACTTGGTGGATTCCTCCAACATGTTGTCACCGTGCCAACCGGAGATTGGTACGAAAGCGACGGCCTTGGGGTTGTAACCGACCTTCTTGATGAAACCGGAAGCTTCCTTGACGATTTCGTTGAATCGGTCTTCGGAGTATTTACAGGTGTCCATCTTGTTACAAGCAACGATAAGTTGTCTGACACCGAGGGTGAAGGCGAGAAGAGCGTGCTCTCGGGTTTGACCTTCCTTGGAGATACCAGCTTCGAATTCACCGACACCGGTggcgatgatgagaatggcaCAATCGGCTTGGGAAGTACCAGTAATCATGTTCTTGATGAAATCTCTGTGACCAGGAGCATCGATAACGGTGACTTGGTATTTAGGAGTCTCGAATTTCCAAAGAGCgatatcgatggtgataCCTCTCTCTCGTTCGGCCTTAAGTTTGTCCAAAACCCAAGCGTACTTGAAGGAGGCTAAAGCGAATATATCAGCAATGATCAccgagagaaagagaagactATACTCACATTTACCCAATTCAGCGGCTTCCTTTTCGAACTTCTCGATGGTTCGCTTGTCGATACCACCACACTTGTAGATCAAGTGACcagtggtggtggatttaCCGGAATCTACGTGTCCGATAACGACGACGTTGACGTGTGTCTTGTCTTTACCCATTTTGGATTTTTCTATTGGACAGGATTCAAGTCAGCAAGTGAAGACGCGTGAAAGTCATGGACAAAGGAGtcaagggaaggaggaaggagggttCCTTATCGCTACTTTCCATCACCTGTGCACGATATGTAGCAAGCAGGTTACAATGGAAAAGTgcaaaggaaagaatggtaaAGGGAGGATGTGAAGGAAGTGATCGAGTTCCACGCCACCGACGCGGTCTTCCGTcttattcctcttcaaccacTTCCACCATTCCCACTCGGATTTCGCAGGCACCAAGGCGTCTGATCAGACCAAAGAACACTTCGTACTCACATATGTTTTGTGCTtagagagaaggagggagaGTGATAGAGAGATAAGACTCTTtttaggtgaagaagaaaagagaaagaaagaaggaaagggggaACGAAACGGTTGTGGTTTGTGGAGTATATGATATCTTTGGGTTACGATTCAATTTTTGGGATAAAATGATTTAATTATCATTTTTAACAGGAAAATCTTTTCGTTTAGCTCATCTAAAACGCCGTCAGAAGTTGTCCGAAAGTGGCGCGAGCTTCTTCAAAAACGTTGTATGACCGACCCCCCTTTTTTCCTTATGTTTTAATTACGATTTCTGGCTCCTGAGGCTTCTGATCATCAGAAGAGCCTTCTAATCATTCTTAATCCTCCAAGTAGAAGAACCCTATACCAAAAAACACCCTGGATACCTTTCTAGATGAGCTCCAGACTCCAGAAGTCTCTAGGACCTCCACCAAATCTGTCCAGCGACGTGGAAGGGCCTCATGACGTTTGGGTACTCTTCATCACTAAAATCACAAGTCTAAACCTCCACAGAGCTTGGGGATATGACCACTGTTCACCCTAAACGGGTTTTGCATGACTTTACATAGATGCATTCAGAGCTAAGCggcaaggaagatgaaatttTCATTTTTCGTTGAAAGACAATCCAAATCATGAACGAAGCACTAACGAGTCAAGTACGAAGTAAGAAGTACGAAACAAACTTTTCTCAACAGCAAATACAGTGGCGAATCCATACCACCGCTTTATCCATCCACTCTTGATGGAAGGAAAAGGTTTTTCACATGATGGGTCGTGTTGTCATGGAGCAAACGCTGGTTGTGTGCCCCTTCGAACGATTTAAGCCACTAAATTCTCCGTAATCGCCGGATCCGGATAAGATTGTGTATCTGTGTGTGCGTGTGTGAATCTGTGTGtagatgatcgatcaatcccGTTTCATCACGAGGTAAATACCTTTGGACGCGATCCGTGATGCCGGTTGAACCATCATTGAACCACGTTTTACCATCCTTTGGTGTACTAGTAATTTTCATAATCCTTATCTTGCCGAGTCCGCCGAACGTGGCAACTGGATGCATGCATATTGGATTTCAGCGAGACGATGATACGTGCATAACGACCTGTGAGTAGTCAAGTCAAGGTGATCGCGATACCTAAAGGTAAGTATGTCATTGTCCTATCTGAGATCCAGGTAGTAAGATGGTGTTTGAATCTTCGTCGAATTCTTCAACCGAATATGTCCCATACGAAGGTTCTaaatgatcaatgatcatgaatCATCGAACATGAATTGATCTCTCGTTGGTGCGATTGAAAGCAAACCATTCTCAAGAAGATAGTCATTCACACATACCTCATCTTAGAGGTAacctatctttctcatccatgAGAGCCGATCACTGAGAAATCGAGACCAACAATCCACTTGGTGAACAGGGTATCATATACATGCCGTACCTATAGCATCAAAGGCATCTACTTTTTACCTTTCTATATAACATACATCTTCGATCAGATACACATGAGATGGTGTAGTTCTAACCGAACAAACCACTATAAGCAGATACATCCACCTCTTACTGACCACCCTCAAGGCGGATGTATTGTGAACATCTTCgcaatgatcttctcatatGCTCGAGTATATTGtatgagaatggaatgacttaccataaATTAGGTATAAATTCTGCCTAGTACATGTCTCACGCATCAAGTGTGAAGCAAGTTTAACTGTGCAGGATCAACTTGTCTGTTCAAGGAGTGGTGTCTAGTATGTATATGAAGCAACGCATGCATAAATGATTCACCAAGAACCCATATCTACATTGCAAAGAAAACTTAGTGAAACAACATGAAATAATGTATTGATTGATTAGAACCAAAATGCACGGAATATACGGAAAGAAATCGGTCGGCTTGACCTATAATTATGATATCGAATAACTTAAAAGCtattcaaggtgaagatccttacgatgattgatcaaggaGTCTACGAAGATGGActcttcgacttcttctctttcttgtcctttttctctttcttatccttcttttcctttttctccttcttagacttgacctctttctcttcctcctcatcgcGCTTAcgtttcttctccttcttctctacttCCACACCGACCTCagccttcttagctttcttttcctctttcttacgtttcttctcttccttttccttcctcttcttttccttctcatcaatctctccaGCATGTTCAAAGTCATGTACATGCTCAGCAGCGATATGTATaggatcttcaccttctaaaGCTGTGGGCGTACTCGTTCCTGAATCATCTTTTTTcttatcctttttctctttcttcttcttcgaaggtttctccttctctttctcttgatcctcatcaacaggtccagaagaaggatcaaatTCCACTTGTTCTTCATTACCAAATTGCATTTTCTGACCTTCCCAAGCTGTACCTCCTATAGGTTTactcgatgatgaagaaccaCTCAAATGTTCTAAACTACTGGAAGGTAAATCATTGATTTTAATATCTGTTGATCCTCCAGAAGCGTTCGCAGCAGCTTGACGAGCAGCCATTTTCTCTCGCATCTTCTGTCTGAAGTAATCTGATACGGACAAAGTGGATTTGATGACTGTCTCGTCGGCAGTTCTTTCGTTCGTCGTTTCCGTGGAAGTTGAAATGGACGCTTCAGGTTGAGGGGTAGATGGAAcggaaggggaaggtgaaggtgaagaagtggaaggtaGTGATGATATGGGTACGCCTAATATCTCAGCTAAGGCTGCTGGTGATTGAGATGCCATTCGTTTTGAATTCAGGTGTTTCTGTCTTGACCTGTTTCCATGTACAGATCCTGATCAGCTTTATCTTCGTCTACATGTCAATGAATGAAATTCAGCGGATATTTCGGCTCGACTTACGCTATCCTATTTCTTATAACCTtattctcctccttcttagTACTAGCCTTAGCTTCTACTTCAGGCGCAGGCACaggcgaaggagaaggcGAAGCACTAGCCGCAGCAATCCTTTTCAATACATCCTCTAAACCTCGTCCAGCTTGACCCGCTCCAGCAGCCATATCAGACCCATCTTTCCTGGCTCTATCCATACCTATACCTCCATTATCGGATTTCCTAATTACAGCGATATGATTGGGGTTCCCATCTCCCCCTGCACCCAATCCTCCATTCTCGTTCCATCCCAATGCGGTCATGTGCTTGTATGAGAATCTGGATTTGTCGTCGGACCATGTTAGATTACGGGGATCTAACCCAATTTTCTCTATAAAATCAATAGAATAGTTTAGTCCTATAAACATACGAGTTACACTTTCATACATAATCTTGTGCATGTAGATCGACTTACGCTTCACCTTACGTTCTGATAGACCCATCTTGAGATACTACCTGACtagatggatggtggataTGCAAGCGTAGTATAGAGTAAGTTATGCAGAGAtaatcaaccaatctcacCATGCAAAACAATACACGCGggaaaaagttgaaatttTGCGAAAACATGAAAATACTGGACCACCCTCCACTTGGCCACTCTACCACCATACACAGAACCActtctatcttcatcttcaattcgTGCATCCGTCTTGTTATAGACTCATACTCGAACTCTCTTCATACCCATCTTAGACCCACAGGGAGAGATTAGACAAGATGGTACGTATCACGATGGTTACTTACAACAAAGATTCAAGCTGACGATTGTTCTTTCTACCCGTAGCCTCAAGTCAGTTGTGCTTTCCGCGAACATGCAGTTGAAGAAACAACTAACATATGATCTAATCATCCGCAGAACGAGTATATGGAAGAGCACCGTAAGCGACATGGTCGTCGAATGGActatgaggagaagaagtgagcATCAGTCTTCTTGTTTTACCTGTAGGATCGCGATCGATTGGGTCATCTGACGTGTCGATGATTATAGACGAAAGAGGACAGCAAGAGAAGCACACAAAGCTTCGGCTGACGCTCAGAAGATATTCGGTCATAAGGCTAAATTACACCATGCTAAGAGACACGCAGAGAAGgtacagatgaagaagactcTTAAAGCTCATGATGAGAGGAACGTCAAGcagaaagatgatggtgcGGTCAAAGAGGGTGCTTTACCTACTTATCTATTGGATagagaaggtcaaaaggTCAGTTGAATGATCTCTTCACATTCGCCaaacaatgacaatgacaagggttcagctgatttcttatcttgtgTGAGTAGGATGCCAAAGCATTATCGACAGCAGTCAAAGAtagaagaaaggatcgagCTGCGAAGTATTCCGTACCATTACCTAAAGTTAGAGGTATagccgaagaagaaatgtTCAAAGTTATAAAGACTGGTAAACATAAAGGAAAAagctggaagaggatggttAACAAAGCTACGTTTGTTGGTGAAGGATTTACGAGAAAACCCGTTAAACTTGAGGTGAGCTTGCGACCTTTGAGATATCCCAAAGCAGGAAAAGGCTGATATCGTGAATTGGCAATAGCGATTTATCCGACCTATGGGTTTAGTGAGTTGCTCCTTGCGTCTTCTATTTTCAGATGTgctcatcaactcatcaactCTTCCTTCTATAGCGTATGACTAAAGCCAATGTAACGCATCGTAAGTCCAATCACGTTTCTTTCATTTTCGTTATCGGGATCGTTCACTAATATAGCAACTCATAGCCGAGCTCAaaaccaccttccaactcccCATCCTCGGCGTTAAGAAGAACCCTCAATCACCATTGTACACATCTCTCGGTAAGTCAGATATCTGATTATAGCACCATTTGGCCAATGCTGATCTGACATTTTTATAGGTGTTCTCACCAAAGGTACTATCCTAGAAGTCAACGTCAGTGAATTGGGTATGGTCACCACAGGAGGAAAGGTTGTTTGGTCTAGTGAGCTGTTCTTTCCATATAGACTGTGCGCGACCTGGAACCTAGCTGACGACTTCTGCTCATAGAATACGCTCAAATCACCAATAACCCAGGTCAGTTTCCCGTTACTTCTGGAAGCGGATTCGcgattcaagctgatattgattaTGGTTTTTCCTCGCAGAGAACGACGGATGCATCAACTCTGTGCTCCTGGTCTAGACATCGCATAGACATACGAATATGTTGATCGACTGTAAATTGTAACATATGCTGCTATATACCCATGTACCATTTTCCTAGACCTATCTCACCTATTaaatttgatcccgtcggattccactcaccctcttctctcttcttccttctaaCCCTGACATTTCCCCTAAACCTCAATCATTGCTTCAAGATTGACATGCCGGACTAAGAGACCACATCAAAACGAAGAGTAAGTCTGTATAATCCTTAGCAATCAGCGCTCGTGAATTTTCCTGTTTCTCCCctcggatgatgaatttTATTCCATCTTCGTTCCTCCATACCTTACCCACGTACTAACCATATACTAACAAATCTCGATCCATTGAAACGTACAGACCTATCATTCTCATAACTCAACCTACGGTCTTTCATCTACTAATCAACTCACAAAATgtccctttcctcttcctccttatccCCACTACCTACTAattctccttccttcccttctacAACTCAAAAAGAGCAAGACAATACCAACCGACTTTTTCATTCACTCGAAGAGACCGTCCACCGATTACTTACTCTCCACTTATCTGACGGTCTGGAATCCCCATACGTATATGAAGATCTACTCAAACCGATCAATCTGACCACATGGAAGACTGAAAAGTACCCTTATCCCAATTTCAAG from Kwoniella mangroviensis CBS 8507 chromosome 1 map unlocalized Ctg02, whole genome shotgun sequence includes the following:
- a CDS encoding translation elongation factor EF-1 alpha, encoding MGKDKTHVNVVVIGHVDSGKSTTTGHLIYKCGGIDKRTIEKFEKEAAELGKSSFKYAWVLDKLKAERERGITIDIALWKFETPKYQVTVIDAPGHRDFIKNMITGTSQADCAILIIATGVGEFEAGISKEGQTREHALLAFTLGVRQLIVACNKMDTCKYSEDRFNEIVKEASGFIKKVGYNPKAVAFVPISGWHGDNMLEESTNMPWYKGWVKETKAGQVKGKTLLDAIDAIEPPTRPTDKPLRLPLQDVYKIGGIGTVPVGRVETGVIKAGMVVTFAPSNVTTEVKSVEMHHEQIPEGLPGDNVGFNVKNVSIKDIRRGNVCGDPPKEAASFNAQVIVLNHPGQIGAGYTPVLDCHTAHIACKFSELIEKIDRRTGKVMEANPKFVKSGDAAIVKLVSQKPICVEAYTEYPPLGRFAVRDMRQTVAVGVIKTVEKTDGKGGKVTKAAEKAGAKKK
- a CDS encoding ribosome biogenesis protein NSA2, which produces MEEHRKRHGRRMDYEEKKRKRTAREAHKASADAQKIFGHKAKLHHAKRHAEKVQMKKTLKAHDERNVKQKDDGAVKEGALPTYLLDREGQKDAKALSTAVKDRRKDRAAKYSVPLPKVRGIAEEEMFKVIKTGKHKGKSWKRMVNKATFVGEGFTRKPVKLERFIRPMGLRMTKANVTHPELKTTFQLPILGVKKNPQSPLYTSLGVLTKGTILEVNVSELGMVTTGGKVVWSKYAQITNNPENDGCINSVLLV